One region of Paucibacter aquatile genomic DNA includes:
- the glpD gene encoding glycerol-3-phosphate dehydrogenase, with protein sequence MDHFDVLVVGGGINGAGIARDLAGRGWRVLLAEASDLAAHTSSSSTKLIHGGLRYLEYYEFSLVRKALQERELLLKSAPHIMWPLRFVMPHDRAMRPAWMIRIGLFLYDHLARREWLPGSAGLRLRDSPFGAPLKPEFERGFEYSDGWVDDARLVLLNALDAHAKGAEILTHCTVTEAQRETAEQGGGWRVRLQMAHGERRVQARALVNAAGPWAETFLRQVARPAAGEPLATKSLRLVKGSHIVVRRRFDHDHAYIFQNPDRRIIFAIPYEGEFTLIGTTDVELPDAAIAGFAKAEIEAQEVAYLCEQASRYFKTPVRPDEVLWSYAGVRPLLDDASGDASAVTRDYLLETHGDGAPLLSVWGGKITTFRKLAEDAADLIGEMLGEERPAWTAPAPLPGGDLSDWIGAAQRPDQDFERFVLALQTRHGYLPAQLARRLARAYGSRVGLLLGGARTLADLGAEVAPGLFEAELRYLREHEWARDAEAVLWRRSKLGLHYSEAERAAVAAWLQQAAGRKENAALGGAAFGDRSGGPLL encoded by the coding sequence ATGGACCATTTTGACGTACTGGTGGTGGGCGGCGGCATCAATGGTGCCGGCATCGCGCGTGACCTGGCGGGCCGCGGCTGGCGGGTGTTGCTGGCCGAGGCTTCCGATCTGGCGGCGCACACCTCCTCGTCGAGCACCAAGCTGATTCACGGGGGCCTGCGCTACCTGGAGTACTACGAGTTCTCGCTGGTGCGCAAGGCGCTGCAGGAGCGCGAGCTGCTGCTCAAGAGCGCCCCGCACATCATGTGGCCGCTGCGCTTCGTGATGCCGCATGACCGGGCCATGCGCCCGGCCTGGATGATCCGCATCGGCCTCTTCCTCTACGACCATCTGGCCCGGCGAGAGTGGCTGCCCGGTTCTGCCGGGCTGCGCCTGCGTGACAGCCCCTTCGGTGCGCCACTGAAGCCCGAGTTCGAGCGCGGTTTCGAGTACTCCGACGGCTGGGTGGACGATGCCCGCCTGGTGCTGCTCAACGCCCTGGATGCGCATGCCAAGGGCGCCGAGATCCTGACCCACTGCACCGTGACCGAAGCGCAGCGCGAAACCGCGGAGCAGGGCGGGGGCTGGCGCGTCCGCCTGCAGATGGCTCACGGTGAGCGCCGGGTCCAGGCGCGCGCCCTGGTCAACGCGGCCGGCCCCTGGGCCGAGACCTTTCTGCGCCAAGTGGCGCGCCCGGCCGCGGGCGAGCCCCTGGCCACCAAAAGCCTGCGCCTGGTCAAGGGCAGCCATATCGTCGTGCGCCGTCGCTTCGACCACGACCATGCCTACATCTTCCAGAACCCCGACCGGCGCATCATCTTCGCGATTCCCTACGAGGGCGAGTTCACCCTGATCGGCACCACCGATGTGGAGCTGCCCGACGCCGCCATCGCCGGCTTTGCCAAGGCGGAGATCGAGGCGCAGGAAGTGGCCTATCTGTGCGAGCAGGCCAGCCGTTATTTCAAGACGCCGGTGCGGCCCGATGAGGTGCTGTGGAGCTATGCCGGTGTGCGACCGCTGCTCGACGATGCCTCGGGCGATGCCAGCGCCGTCACGCGCGACTATCTGCTCGAAACCCATGGCGACGGCGCGCCGCTGCTGAGCGTCTGGGGCGGCAAGATCACCACCTTCCGCAAGTTGGCCGAGGATGCGGCCGATTTGATCGGCGAGATGCTGGGTGAAGAGCGCCCGGCCTGGACGGCCCCGGCCCCGCTGCCGGGCGGCGATCTGTCGGACTGGATCGGTGCGGCGCAGCGGCCGGATCAAGATTTCGAGCGCTTTGTGCTGGCGCTGCAAACGCGGCATGGCTATTTGCCAGCCCAGTTGGCCCGGCGCCTGGCGCGAGCCTATGGCTCGCGCGTGGGCCTGCTGCTGGGTGGCGCGCGGACGCTGGCCGATCTGGGTGCCGAGGTGGCGCCGGGCCTGTTCGAAGCGGAACTGCGTTACCTGCGCGAGCATGAGTGGGCCCGCGATGCCGAGGCGGTGCTCTGGCGCCGCTCCAAGCTGGGCCTGCATTACAGCGAGGCCGAGCGGGCTGCCGTGGCCGCCTGGCTGCAGCAAGCGGCGGGCCGCAAAGAGAACGCCGCGCTCGGAGGCGCGGCGTTTGGAGATCGCAGCGGCGGGCCGCTGCTCTGA
- a CDS encoding CehA/McbA family metallohydrolase produces the protein MPHATARLMMMKHVPRAIALLLSASAAGLALGGGRLSPDHQEFEASLHVPFRADAKAIAEARSFTLRFEYPQVEQTQTVSWRLELLDPAGQVAQRWYGVETLVKGEIETKVDWAGRQGGVAAVDGIYQVRLTATSVPAQELPSVGVTADFVEAHLNAPEAEVIEQSWDMQVGYVAPPQMPAFKPMQTGAALKAAKSGSRLGGKAALAAPVTGGLPYTVYLGNLHSQTGHSDGGGTIGNCSGEQHPQSNMNQGPAQAYQYAMDRGLDILMTSEHNHMFDGSTGTDANQSPSYAKDLYKAGRLAAQNFNAAHPNFLAVYGMEWGTISGGGHINIFNSNELLGWEYNAKGELLADVFTEKNNAAKLYALMAQRGLLGQFNHPASSGQYLVNNVALGYTPEGEQAMALCEVMNTPAFSNTTNESDNGNSGYEGACKKALEAGFKIAFTTNQDNHCANWGASSTNRNGILIPTGTPLSNESFMEAIRARRLFATMDKTSQLVLTANGRIMGETFTNAGPLNLVANYAPGAGKSAATVKIYEGVPQRNGTVTELSSSAVNNFTPSVGKHFYYAKVTQTDGKILWSAPIWVNQVQDNTAPVVSASVSKNASGSLSLKAEASDDVGVSRVDFLVDGQAKGSDTSAPYAISLDPASLGNGSHSLVARAVDAAGNVGASSPVSFNVSLAQDVSASVRQTVSGLVYNRVTQLYSGSISLANISGAPLAGPLQLKIQGLPAGVTLVNASGSHNGLPYITLNAASLPAGASVSVPLSIRNPGKLGLNYSASLYSGSF, from the coding sequence ATGCCTCACGCCACCGCCCGACTGATGATGATGAAACATGTCCCACGCGCCATCGCGCTGCTGCTGAGCGCCTCGGCGGCGGGCCTGGCCCTGGGCGGCGGGCGCCTGAGCCCGGACCATCAGGAGTTCGAGGCCAGCCTGCATGTGCCGTTCCGGGCCGATGCGAAGGCCATTGCCGAGGCTCGCAGCTTCACCCTGCGTTTCGAGTACCCGCAGGTCGAGCAGACCCAGACTGTGTCCTGGCGCCTGGAACTGCTGGACCCGGCCGGCCAGGTGGCGCAGCGCTGGTACGGTGTGGAGACCCTGGTCAAGGGCGAGATCGAAACCAAGGTCGACTGGGCCGGCCGCCAAGGCGGCGTGGCTGCGGTGGATGGCATCTACCAGGTGCGCCTGACGGCCACCTCGGTGCCGGCCCAGGAACTGCCCTCGGTGGGCGTGACGGCCGATTTCGTGGAAGCGCATCTGAACGCGCCCGAGGCCGAAGTGATCGAACAAAGCTGGGACATGCAAGTGGGCTATGTGGCCCCGCCGCAGATGCCGGCCTTCAAGCCGATGCAGACCGGCGCCGCCCTCAAGGCCGCCAAGTCCGGCAGCCGCCTGGGCGGCAAGGCAGCCCTGGCCGCGCCGGTGACCGGCGGCCTGCCCTACACCGTCTACCTCGGCAATCTGCACAGCCAGACCGGCCACAGCGACGGCGGCGGCACGATCGGCAACTGCAGCGGCGAGCAGCATCCGCAATCGAACATGAACCAAGGCCCGGCCCAGGCCTACCAGTACGCCATGGATCGCGGCCTGGACATCCTGATGACCTCCGAACACAACCATATGTTCGACGGCTCCACCGGTACCGATGCCAACCAATCCCCGTCCTACGCCAAGGATCTGTACAAGGCCGGCCGCCTGGCCGCCCAGAACTTCAACGCCGCCCACCCCAACTTCCTGGCCGTCTACGGCATGGAGTGGGGCACGATCAGCGGCGGCGGCCACATCAACATCTTCAACTCCAACGAGCTGCTGGGCTGGGAATACAACGCCAAGGGCGAGCTGCTGGCCGATGTCTTCACCGAGAAGAACAACGCCGCCAAGCTTTACGCCCTGATGGCGCAGCGCGGCCTGCTGGGCCAGTTCAACCACCCGGCCAGCTCGGGCCAGTACCTGGTCAACAACGTGGCCCTGGGCTACACGCCCGAGGGTGAGCAGGCGATGGCGCTGTGCGAGGTGATGAACACCCCCGCCTTCTCCAACACCACCAACGAAAGCGACAACGGCAACAGCGGCTACGAAGGCGCCTGCAAGAAGGCGCTGGAGGCCGGCTTCAAGATCGCCTTCACCACCAACCAGGACAACCACTGCGCCAACTGGGGCGCGTCCTCGACCAACCGCAACGGCATCCTGATCCCCACGGGCACGCCGCTGAGCAATGAGTCCTTCATGGAAGCGATCCGCGCCCGCCGCCTGTTCGCCACCATGGACAAGACCTCGCAGCTGGTGCTGACGGCCAACGGCCGCATCATGGGCGAGACCTTCACCAACGCCGGCCCGCTGAACCTGGTCGCCAACTACGCGCCGGGCGCCGGCAAGAGCGCCGCCACGGTCAAGATCTACGAGGGCGTGCCACAGCGCAACGGCACCGTCACCGAGCTGTCCAGCAGCGCGGTCAACAACTTCACTCCCTCGGTCGGCAAGCATTTCTATTACGCCAAGGTCACGCAGACCGACGGCAAGATCCTGTGGTCGGCGCCGATCTGGGTGAACCAGGTGCAGGACAACACCGCCCCGGTGGTCAGCGCCAGCGTCAGCAAGAACGCCAGCGGCAGCCTGAGCCTGAAGGCCGAGGCCAGCGACGATGTGGGCGTGAGCCGCGTCGACTTCCTCGTCGACGGCCAGGCCAAGGGCAGCGACACCAGCGCGCCCTATGCCATCAGCCTCGACCCGGCCTCGCTGGGCAATGGCAGCCACAGCCTGGTGGCCCGGGCCGTCGATGCGGCCGGCAATGTCGGCGCCTCCAGCCCGGTGAGCTTCAACGTCAGCCTGGCCCAGGACGTCAGCGCCAGCGTGCGCCAGACCGTCTCCGGCCTGGTCTACAACCGCGTGACCCAGCTCTACAGCGGCAGCATCAGCCTCGCCAACATCAGCGGCGCGCCGCTGGCCGGCCCGCTGCAGCTGAAGATCCAAGGCCTGCCGGCCGGTGTAACCCTGGTCAACGCCAGCGGCAGCCACAACGGCCTGCCCTACATCACCCTCAATGCCGCCAGCCTGCCCGCGGGCGCCAGCGTGAGCGTACCGCTGAGCATCCGCAACCCGGGCAAGCTGGGCCTGAACTACAGCGCCAGCCTGTACTCGGGCAGCTTCTGA
- a CDS encoding ABC transporter ATP-binding protein codes for MNTTASSPLLQADFLRKRYGEREAVRGISLQVSAGEVLGLLGPNGAGKSSTIAMLAGLSRPDGGSVTVGGTALAQDEFGYKRRIGLVPQELALFEDLPALANVELFGALYELPAAQVRARAMEVLAQVGLADRAQDKPASFSGGMKRRLNIACALIHGPELLLLDEPTAGVDPQSRNAIFEQLEALKRAGMALVYTTHYMEEVERLADRMLIIDHGQQVAHGSLAELYRLLPAAETLSLELEREIDSNLDATLRALPGVQQLQRRGSQLQFGLSDLGRGSAAVLGALAAAGVAPRHISSGRANLEDVFLSLTGRQLRD; via the coding sequence ATGAACACCACTGCAAGCTCCCCTCTGCTGCAAGCCGATTTCCTGCGCAAACGCTATGGCGAGCGCGAAGCCGTGCGCGGCATCAGCCTGCAGGTCTCGGCCGGCGAGGTGCTGGGCCTGCTGGGCCCGAACGGCGCCGGCAAGTCCAGCACCATCGCCATGCTGGCCGGCCTGAGCCGGCCGGATGGCGGCAGCGTCACCGTGGGCGGCACAGCCCTGGCCCAGGACGAGTTCGGCTACAAGCGCCGCATCGGCCTGGTGCCGCAGGAGCTGGCCTTGTTCGAGGACCTGCCGGCCCTGGCCAATGTGGAGCTGTTCGGCGCGCTCTACGAGCTGCCGGCGGCCCAGGTCCGCGCCCGCGCCATGGAGGTGCTGGCCCAGGTGGGCCTGGCCGACCGGGCGCAGGACAAGCCGGCCAGCTTCAGCGGCGGCATGAAGCGCCGCCTCAACATCGCCTGCGCCCTGATCCACGGCCCCGAGCTGCTGCTGCTGGACGAACCCACCGCCGGCGTCGACCCGCAAAGCCGCAATGCCATCTTCGAGCAGCTGGAGGCACTCAAGCGCGCCGGCATGGCCCTGGTCTACACCACGCATTACATGGAGGAGGTGGAGCGCCTGGCCGACCGCATGCTCATCATCGACCACGGCCAGCAGGTCGCCCACGGCAGCCTGGCCGAGCTCTACCGCCTGCTGCCCGCGGCCGAAACCCTGAGCCTGGAGCTGGAGCGTGAGATCGACAGCAACTTGGATGCCACGCTGCGCGCCCTGCCCGGTGTGCAGCAGCTGCAGCGCCGCGGCAGCCAGCTGCAGTTCGGCCTCAGCGACCTGGGCCGGGGCAGCGCCGCCGTGCTGGGCGCTCTGGCCGCGGCCGGCGTGGCGCCGCGCCACATCAGCTCGGGCCGCGCCAATCTCGAGGACGTGTTCCTCTCACTGACCGGCCGCCAGCTGCGCGACTGA
- a CDS encoding COG3904 family protein: protein MSLKNYDPTQADHSESANKAPGGDAQGDPTAWQQAAKPRAPSSRGGQRARHPVATERRPGYIASHWHGEQSLAQSFWVNNVLLSVPLALLLTGVMSWISVKGQSLQISAITTLVGWPLLIAFNIWCIVGAWRAAGEYLRIGGAGLWAWLARISLGLGAVQLGVSLIFGLLPDLGEYWQMARGIDPIGQATLKVSADGHVLQLRGPIGMGDAGRLQRMLDESPSVRRLELASPGGRVHEAEQVVALMSKSRYNTRAVGNCESACTLLFLAGRERQLMPGAQLGFHRASTGTYNPVFDELANQQLAGIYRKVGLPEYFIHRTVKTPSHSMWYPHSDELVANSLIAALPQTLDVALPAGQDAQAADFADALQGSPAWHALNQRYAGTLERLAGRMQAARAAAASDEELQALGWAELSTRMPELLASVSPNQRRQYAQLLRSQLKASLATPGGGSCLGLLSGQVARRRQLPLELQVKETAWLVEAARSDLPRFAPKPATAIELEVIRRTLGAQAPGLLAGLWAEPTPLPTGRAAQGRCEAVIQILDRAAALPVAQRELAERVMFQKV, encoded by the coding sequence ATGAGCCTGAAGAACTACGACCCCACACAGGCCGATCATTCGGAATCGGCCAACAAGGCGCCAGGCGGTGATGCCCAAGGCGACCCGACCGCCTGGCAGCAAGCCGCCAAACCGCGCGCCCCCAGCAGCCGCGGCGGCCAGCGCGCCCGCCACCCGGTGGCCACCGAGCGCCGCCCCGGCTACATCGCCTCGCACTGGCATGGCGAGCAAAGCCTGGCGCAAAGCTTCTGGGTCAACAATGTGCTGCTGTCGGTGCCCCTGGCCCTGCTGCTGACCGGGGTGATGAGCTGGATCAGCGTCAAGGGCCAATCGCTGCAGATCAGCGCCATCACCACCCTGGTGGGCTGGCCGCTGCTGATTGCCTTCAATATCTGGTGCATCGTCGGCGCCTGGCGTGCGGCGGGCGAGTACCTGCGCATCGGCGGTGCTGGGCTCTGGGCCTGGCTGGCGCGCATCTCGCTGGGCCTGGGTGCCGTGCAGCTGGGGGTGTCCCTGATCTTCGGCCTGCTGCCCGATCTGGGCGAGTACTGGCAGATGGCGCGCGGCATCGATCCCATCGGCCAGGCCACGCTCAAGGTCTCGGCCGACGGCCATGTGTTGCAACTGCGCGGCCCCATCGGCATGGGGGACGCCGGCCGACTGCAACGCATGCTGGACGAATCCCCCAGCGTGCGCCGGCTGGAGCTGGCCTCGCCCGGCGGCCGCGTGCACGAGGCCGAGCAGGTGGTGGCCTTGATGAGCAAGAGCCGCTACAACACCCGCGCCGTGGGCAATTGCGAGAGTGCCTGCACCCTGCTCTTCCTGGCCGGGCGCGAGCGCCAGCTGATGCCCGGTGCCCAGCTGGGTTTCCACCGTGCCTCCACCGGCACCTACAACCCGGTGTTCGACGAGCTGGCCAACCAGCAGCTGGCTGGCATCTACCGCAAGGTGGGGCTGCCCGAGTACTTCATCCACCGCACGGTCAAGACCCCCTCGCACAGCATGTGGTACCCGCACAGCGACGAGCTGGTGGCCAATTCGCTGATCGCCGCCCTGCCGCAGACCCTGGATGTGGCCCTGCCCGCCGGGCAGGACGCGCAGGCGGCCGACTTTGCCGATGCCCTGCAGGGCAGCCCGGCCTGGCATGCGCTGAACCAGCGTTATGCCGGCACGCTCGAGCGCCTGGCCGGCCGCATGCAGGCCGCTCGCGCCGCCGCAGCCAGCGACGAGGAGTTGCAAGCCCTGGGCTGGGCCGAGCTGAGCACCCGCATGCCGGAGCTGCTCGCTTCCGTCAGCCCCAACCAGCGCCGCCAGTACGCCCAGCTGCTGCGCAGCCAGCTCAAGGCCAGCCTGGCCACGCCGGGAGGCGGCAGCTGCCTGGGCCTGCTGTCCGGCCAGGTGGCGCGGCGCCGCCAGCTGCCGCTGGAGCTGCAGGTCAAGGAAACCGCCTGGCTGGTGGAAGCGGCGCGCAGCGATCTGCCCCGCTTTGCGCCCAAGCCAGCCACGGCCATCGAGCTGGAGGTGATCCGCCGCACCCTCGGCGCACAGGCACCGGGTTTGCTGGCCGGGCTGTGGGCCGAGCCCACGCCCCTGCCCACCGGGCGCGCCGCGCAAGGCCGCTGTGAAGCGGTGATCCAGATCCTGGACCGCGCCGCCGCCCTGCCCGTGGCCCAGCGCGAGCTGGCCGAGCGGGTGATGTTCCAGAAGGTCTGA
- a CDS encoding PEP-CTERM sorting domain-containing protein, translating to MTIQKTSLALALALLAAVPAAQAGISVASTGGTYTQSFDSLANSGTAAVAWVNDSTLAGWSLFNKNGAAIGTYTADNGGSNAGSFRSYGATGVAERALGGSASGGAYFGSPASNTVAGWIAVALTNDTGAALSGFKISFDGEQWRNGGNTAAQTMVLEYGFGASFSTVASWTAPGGNFDFTAPVLGSTAAAVDGNGAGLVAGRGGELTTNWAAGDTLWVRWVEKNDAGNDHGLAIDNLSIQTVSAVPEPGTYAMLLAGLGCVGFIARRRKAV from the coding sequence ATGACGATCCAAAAGACTTCCCTCGCCTTGGCTCTGGCCCTGCTGGCCGCCGTTCCGGCCGCGCAAGCCGGCATCTCCGTCGCCAGCACCGGCGGCACCTACACCCAGTCCTTCGACAGCCTGGCCAACAGCGGCACCGCCGCCGTGGCCTGGGTGAACGACAGCACCCTGGCCGGCTGGAGCCTGTTCAACAAGAATGGCGCCGCCATCGGCACCTACACCGCCGACAACGGCGGATCCAACGCCGGCAGCTTCCGCAGCTACGGCGCCACCGGCGTGGCCGAGCGCGCTCTGGGCGGCTCCGCTTCGGGCGGCGCGTACTTCGGCTCGCCGGCCTCGAACACCGTGGCCGGCTGGATCGCCGTGGCTCTGACCAACGACACCGGCGCCGCTCTGAGCGGCTTCAAGATCAGCTTCGACGGCGAACAATGGCGCAATGGCGGCAACACCGCCGCCCAGACCATGGTGCTGGAGTACGGCTTCGGTGCCAGCTTCTCCACCGTCGCCAGCTGGACCGCTCCGGGCGGCAACTTCGACTTCACCGCCCCCGTGCTGGGCTCCACGGCAGCTGCCGTGGACGGCAATGGCGCAGGCCTGGTAGCCGGCCGCGGTGGTGAGTTGACGACCAACTGGGCCGCTGGCGACACCCTGTGGGTGCGTTGGGTCGAAAAGAACGACGCCGGCAACGACCACGGCCTGGCCATCGACAACCTGAGCATCCAGACCGTCAGCGCCGTGCCGGAACCCGGCACCTACGCCATGCTGCTGGCAGGCTTGGGCTGCGTGGGCTTCATCGCCCGCCGCCGCAAGGCAGTCTGA
- a CDS encoding NF038129 family PEP-CTERM protein: protein MNHLRTSSPLRRSALHMASSLALAASALFGGSAWADTQFHASVNTAAWAGQTGWLDFQFLPGLGSAPAAQVRISNLSGSFGSEFFLEGQAAGSLASGFVLGNGTAFNDLFHAINLGGSFSFDLSFSGDVFSTPGQAGTSFSLGLLAGDQQSYLGNPDGALFQIELTPALDAGGSASTTLSLLGGNTIATVSAVPEPESYALMLAGLAGIGLLARRQRSK from the coding sequence ATGAACCACCTCCGCACCTCTTCGCCGCTGCGCCGCAGCGCGCTGCACATGGCTTCGAGCCTGGCCCTGGCGGCCAGCGCCCTGTTCGGCGGCAGCGCCTGGGCCGACACGCAGTTCCACGCCAGCGTCAACACGGCGGCCTGGGCCGGCCAGACCGGCTGGCTGGATTTCCAGTTCCTGCCGGGCCTGGGCTCGGCCCCTGCAGCCCAGGTGCGCATCAGCAATCTGAGCGGCAGCTTCGGCAGCGAGTTCTTCCTCGAAGGCCAGGCCGCCGGCAGCCTGGCCAGCGGCTTCGTGCTGGGCAATGGCACGGCCTTCAATGACCTGTTCCACGCCATCAACCTGGGTGGCAGCTTCAGCTTCGACTTGAGCTTCAGCGGCGATGTCTTCAGCACGCCCGGCCAGGCCGGCACGAGCTTCAGCCTCGGCCTGCTGGCCGGCGACCAGCAAAGCTATCTGGGCAACCCCGACGGCGCCCTGTTCCAGATCGAGCTGACACCGGCCCTGGACGCCGGTGGCTCGGCCAGCACCACGCTGAGCCTGCTGGGCGGCAACACCATCGCCACGGTCAGCGCCGTTCCCGAGCCGGAAAGCTATGCGCTGATGCTGGCGGGCCTGGCCGGCATCGGCCTGCTGGCGCGCCGTCAGCGAAGCAAATAA
- a CDS encoding ABC transporter permease, whose protein sequence is MNAFLALVRKDLFLHFSNRRAVLMSIIAPILIAAFFGSLFGNNKKGGDKPSPVPIAISDLDRSPLSVKVAAALQADSNLAVQSLDADAALAQVKAGKLRAAIVLPAGFGQQAGRALFAGPEGQRPEITLHYDPSQAMVLPMVRGLLAQHVMQVVSADTFSGQGAPVMKDMRAQVADNLALPAEQRQELTAMFDSIARVQERSARAPQAGASAASAASAAEAGGSGFTMSPPFSTRELEASAQADIPYNSYAHSFAGMGVQFILMMGVDIGVALLLMRRQGLWQRLRAAPLSKARLLGSRIASCTLISLIIFVLIYAVAMAVFGVRVQGSWLGFAAVLLAFSLLTASFGLLIAALGKSPEATRGLAILATLLMVMLGGAWVPSFVFPEWLQTASLFIPTRWAVDGLDAMTWRGLPFSEALAPVGVMLGFALAFGALAIARFSWEE, encoded by the coding sequence ATGAACGCCTTCCTCGCCCTGGTCCGCAAAGACCTGTTCCTGCATTTTTCCAACCGCCGCGCGGTGCTGATGAGCATCATTGCGCCCATCCTGATCGCCGCCTTCTTCGGCAGCCTGTTCGGCAACAACAAAAAGGGCGGCGACAAGCCCAGCCCGGTGCCCATCGCCATCAGTGACCTGGACCGCAGCCCTTTGAGCGTCAAGGTCGCCGCCGCCCTTCAGGCCGACAGCAACCTGGCCGTGCAAAGCCTGGACGCCGACGCCGCCCTGGCCCAGGTGAAGGCCGGCAAGCTGCGCGCCGCCATCGTGCTGCCGGCCGGCTTCGGCCAGCAGGCCGGCCGCGCCCTGTTCGCCGGCCCTGAGGGCCAGCGGCCGGAGATCACCCTGCACTACGACCCCTCGCAAGCCATGGTCCTGCCCATGGTGCGCGGCCTGCTGGCCCAGCATGTGATGCAAGTGGTCAGTGCCGACACCTTCAGCGGCCAGGGCGCGCCGGTGATGAAGGACATGCGCGCCCAAGTGGCCGACAACCTGGCGCTGCCCGCCGAGCAGCGGCAGGAGCTGACTGCCATGTTCGACAGCATTGCCCGCGTGCAGGAGCGCAGCGCCCGGGCGCCGCAAGCGGGGGCTTCGGCGGCATCAGCAGCATCAGCGGCTGAGGCAGGCGGCAGCGGCTTCACCATGAGCCCGCCCTTCAGCACCCGCGAGCTGGAGGCCAGCGCCCAGGCCGACATTCCGTACAACAGCTATGCCCACTCCTTCGCCGGCATGGGTGTGCAGTTCATCCTGATGATGGGCGTGGACATCGGCGTGGCCCTGCTGCTGATGCGCCGCCAAGGCCTGTGGCAGCGCCTGCGCGCGGCGCCGCTGAGCAAGGCGCGCCTGCTGGGCAGCCGCATCGCCAGCTGCACGCTGATCTCGCTGATCATCTTTGTGCTGATTTACGCCGTGGCCATGGCCGTATTTGGCGTGCGGGTGCAGGGCAGCTGGCTGGGCTTTGCGGCCGTGCTGCTGGCCTTCTCGCTGCTGACGGCCAGCTTCGGCCTGCTGATCGCGGCCCTGGGCAAATCGCCCGAGGCCACGCGGGGCCTGGCCATCCTGGCCACCTTGCTGATGGTGATGCTGGGCGGTGCCTGGGTGCCTTCCTTCGTTTTCCCCGAGTGGCTGCAGACCGCCTCTCTCTTCATCCCCACCCGCTGGGCCGTCGATGGCCTGGACGCCATGACCTGGCGCGGCCTGCCCTTCAGCGAGGCGCTCGCCCCGGTGGGCGTGATGCTGGGTTTTGCCCTGGCATTTGGTGCGCTGGCCATCGCACGCTTCAGCTGGGAGGAGTGA